One Actinosynnema pretiosum DNA segment encodes these proteins:
- the ndk gene encoding nucleoside-diphosphate kinase, producing the protein MSERTLVLVKPDGVERGLVGEVISRIERKGLKLAALELRNADRATAEQHYAEHEGKGFYEGLLDFITGGPLVALVIEGPRAIAAFRQLAGGTDPVEKATPGTIRGDFGLEVQFNLVHGSDSVESAEREIKIWFPAL; encoded by the coding sequence GTGAGCGAGCGCACCCTGGTCCTGGTCAAGCCCGACGGCGTCGAGCGCGGCCTGGTCGGCGAGGTGATCTCCCGCATCGAGCGCAAGGGCCTGAAGCTGGCCGCGCTCGAACTGCGCAACGCCGACCGCGCGACCGCCGAGCAGCACTACGCCGAGCACGAGGGCAAGGGCTTCTACGAGGGCCTGCTGGACTTCATCACCGGCGGCCCGCTGGTGGCGCTGGTGATCGAGGGCCCGCGCGCGATCGCGGCGTTCCGCCAGCTCGCCGGTGGCACCGACCCGGTCGAGAAGGCCACGCCGGGCACCATCCGGGGCGACTTCGGCCTGGAGGTCCAGTTCAACCTCGTGCACGGCTCCGACTCGGTCGAGTCCGCCGAGCGCGAGATCAAGATCTGGTTCCCCGCGCTCTGA
- a CDS encoding ABC transporter ATP-binding protein, which produces MTTPLVEASGLTKRFGEFEAVRGIDVRVERGEAFGFLGPNGAGKSSTMRMISCTSPRSGGDLRVLGMDPDRDGPRIRARIGVVPQQDTLDNELTVRQNLEVYGRYFGLSRAAVRAKAGELLEFAQLTERANSEVEPLSGGMKRRLTIARSLVNEPEVLLLDEPTTGLDPQARHLLWDRLFRLKAEGVTLIITTHYMDEAEQLCDRLVVMDGGRVAAEGSPSELISRYSTREVLELRFPPGNQSADRLEDLAERVEVLPDRVLLYTRDGEAALAAAQERGVRPVSSLVRRSSLEDVFLRLTGRTLVD; this is translated from the coding sequence GTGACCACACCCCTCGTAGAGGCCAGCGGGCTGACCAAGCGCTTCGGGGAGTTCGAGGCGGTCCGGGGCATCGACGTCCGGGTCGAGCGCGGCGAGGCCTTCGGGTTCCTCGGGCCCAACGGCGCGGGCAAGTCCTCGACCATGCGGATGATCTCCTGCACCTCCCCGCGCTCCGGCGGCGACCTGCGCGTGCTCGGCATGGACCCGGACCGGGACGGCCCGCGCATCCGGGCCCGCATCGGGGTGGTGCCGCAGCAGGACACCCTCGACAACGAGCTGACCGTGCGGCAGAACCTGGAGGTGTACGGCCGCTACTTCGGGCTCTCCCGCGCCGCCGTGCGCGCCAAGGCGGGGGAGCTGCTGGAGTTCGCCCAGCTCACCGAGCGCGCGAACAGCGAGGTCGAACCGCTGTCCGGCGGCATGAAGCGGCGGCTCACCATCGCGCGCTCGCTGGTCAACGAGCCCGAGGTGCTGCTGCTCGACGAGCCCACCACCGGCCTGGACCCGCAGGCCCGCCACCTGCTGTGGGACCGGTTGTTCCGGCTCAAGGCCGAGGGCGTCACGCTGATCATCACCACGCACTACATGGACGAGGCCGAGCAGCTGTGCGACCGGCTCGTGGTGATGGACGGCGGGCGCGTCGCCGCCGAGGGCTCGCCGTCCGAGCTGATCTCCCGCTACTCCACCCGCGAGGTCCTGGAGCTGCGCTTCCCGCCGGGGAACCAGTCCGCCGACCGGCTGGAGGACCTGGCCGAGCGGGTCGAGGTGCTCCCCGACCGCGTGCTGCTGTACACCCGCGACGGCGAGGCCGCGCTCGCCGCCGCCCAGGAGCGCGGGGTGCGCCCGGTGTCGAGCCTGGTGCGCCGCTCCAGCCTGGAGGACGTGTTCCTGCGGCTCACCGGCCGGACGCTGGTCGACTGA
- a CDS encoding ABC transporter permease has product MAADTNSADTNSADTTRADADAAPTARTATGRPSGNARAVLIYVESRWVWYRRNWRATAVSAFVLPVLFLLSMGFGLGSQIAPDQLPGGLTYPQFLAPALLVVMGLQAVVNESTYQVIDVFKWSKRHHAVVASPITPAQVFLGTMLWNALLVLMAGAFFLVSATLFEALTTPAAALAVPVSVLTSTAYSAPITAFSATRDKADSFSTVFRLIVMPMTLFTGAFFPVEQLPDWLLPLVWIAPTWHGVELARGAAFGGLGALAALGHVAFLVAVLAVGTLIGTRVYRRRLVP; this is encoded by the coding sequence ATGGCCGCCGACACCAACAGCGCCGACACCAACAGCGCCGACACCACGCGCGCCGACGCCGACGCCGCGCCCACCGCCCGGACCGCCACCGGACGCCCGTCGGGCAACGCCCGCGCGGTGCTGATCTACGTGGAGAGCCGCTGGGTCTGGTACCGCCGCAACTGGCGCGCCACCGCCGTCTCCGCGTTCGTGCTCCCGGTGCTGTTCCTGCTGTCCATGGGCTTCGGCCTCGGCAGCCAGATCGCCCCCGACCAGCTGCCCGGCGGGCTGACCTACCCGCAGTTCCTGGCGCCCGCGCTGCTGGTCGTGATGGGCCTGCAGGCCGTCGTGAACGAGTCGACCTACCAGGTCATCGACGTGTTCAAGTGGAGCAAGCGGCACCACGCGGTCGTCGCCTCCCCGATCACCCCGGCCCAGGTCTTCCTGGGCACCATGCTGTGGAACGCCCTGCTCGTGCTGATGGCGGGCGCCTTCTTCCTGGTCTCCGCGACCCTGTTCGAGGCGCTCACCACCCCGGCCGCCGCGCTGGCCGTCCCGGTCTCGGTGCTCACCAGCACCGCCTACAGCGCCCCGATCACCGCGTTCAGCGCCACCAGGGACAAGGCCGACTCGTTCAGCACCGTGTTCCGCCTGATCGTCATGCCGATGACCCTGTTCACCGGCGCGTTCTTCCCCGTCGAGCAGCTTCCCGACTGGCTGCTCCCGCTGGTCTGGATCGCCCCCACCTGGCACGGCGTCGAGCTGGCGCGGGGGGCCGCGTTCGGCGGGCTCGGCGCGCTCGCCGCGCTCGGCCACGTCGCCTTCCTGGTCGCCGTGCTGGCGGTCGGGACCCTGATCGGAACCCGTGTCTACCGGCGGAGGCTCGTCCCGTGA
- a CDS encoding ABC transporter permease, protein MTTREARPALGLRIVPPGLYAGRSLVLLERSYLVYRRAWVPLLTGLVEPLLFLFSLGFGIGRLVADVEGVPYAQYVAPALLATAAMNGAVYDAVFGVFVKFKYAKTYDAVLATPAGPMDIALGEVAWSLLRGGLYSAGFTVVMLGLDLAGSAWALLMLPASLLVAAAFAAVGMAVTTFLRGWQDFDLVQLVIMPLFLFSATFYPVSVYPEAVRGLVQLTPLYQATTLMRDLNSGNLHWGLLWPVLYFLVLGAIGVVVAARRLGKLLLR, encoded by the coding sequence GTGACCACCCGTGAGGCGAGGCCCGCGCTCGGCCTGCGGATCGTCCCGCCCGGCCTGTACGCGGGCCGCTCGCTCGTCCTGCTGGAGCGCTCCTACCTGGTGTACCGCCGGGCCTGGGTGCCCCTGCTCACCGGCCTGGTCGAGCCGCTGCTGTTCCTGTTCTCCCTCGGCTTCGGCATCGGCAGGCTGGTCGCCGACGTCGAGGGCGTGCCGTACGCGCAGTACGTCGCCCCCGCGCTGCTGGCGACCGCGGCCATGAACGGGGCCGTCTACGACGCGGTGTTCGGCGTGTTCGTGAAGTTCAAGTACGCCAAGACCTACGACGCGGTGCTGGCCACCCCGGCCGGTCCGATGGACATCGCGCTCGGCGAGGTGGCCTGGTCGCTGCTGCGCGGCGGCCTCTACTCGGCCGGGTTCACCGTCGTCATGCTCGGCCTGGACCTGGCGGGCTCGGCGTGGGCGCTGCTGATGCTGCCCGCCTCGCTGCTGGTCGCCGCCGCGTTCGCGGCCGTGGGCATGGCCGTCACGACGTTCCTGCGAGGCTGGCAGGACTTCGACCTGGTCCAGCTGGTGATCATGCCGCTGTTCCTGTTCTCGGCGACCTTCTACCCGGTCTCGGTCTACCCGGAGGCGGTCCGCGGACTCGTCCAGCTCACCCCGCTGTACCAGGCGACCACCCTGATGAGGGACCTGAACAGCGGAAACCTGCACTGGGGGTTGCTCTGGCCGGTCCTGTACTTCCTCGTCCTCGGCGCGATCGGGGTGGTGGTGGCCGCGCGCAGGCTCGGCAAGCTGCTGCTGCGCTAG
- a CDS encoding TIGR03960 family B12-binding radical SAM protein: MSVDSVFPLLEPLLPRVSKPVQYVGGELNATTKDWDSAAVRWALMYPDAYEVGLPNQGVMILYEVLNEQPDVLAERTYAVWPDLEALMREHRVPQFTVDSHRPVGAFDLLGVSFSTELGYTNLLTALDLAGVPVHAADRTEDHPIVVAGGHAAFNPEPISRFVDAAVLGDGEEAVLEITDIVRAWKAEGRPGGRDEILTRLAETGGVYVPRFYDVEYLPDGRIQRVVPNRERVPYRVFKRTTMDLDAWPYPKQPLVPLAESVHERMSVEIFRGCTRGCRFCQAGMITRPVRERSIEGIGAMVQRGLEATGFEEVGLLSLSSADHSEIAEVTKGLADRYEGTNTSLSLPSTRVDAFNIDLANELSRNGRRSGLTFAPEGGSERIRRVINKMVSEEDLIRTVSAAFAAGWRQVKLYFMCGLPTETDDDVLQIAEMAKNVIRAGREASGRKDVRCTISIGGFVPKPHTPFQWAGQCDPETVDRRLRKLREAVNSDRNLGRNIGMRYHDGQPSLIEGLLSRGDRRIGAVIERVWREGGRFDGWSEHFSYERWVQAAKAELEPLGVDLEWFTTREREELEVLPWDHLDSGLDKEWLWADWQDALDEREQDDCRWTPCFDCGVCPAMGTDIEVGPTGRTLLPISPVGTGSPVRNPALTHQH, encoded by the coding sequence GTGAGCGTCGACTCTGTTTTCCCCTTGCTGGAGCCCCTGCTCCCCAGGGTCTCCAAGCCGGTGCAGTACGTCGGCGGGGAGCTGAACGCCACCACCAAGGACTGGGACTCCGCCGCGGTGCGGTGGGCCCTGATGTACCCGGACGCCTACGAGGTCGGGCTGCCCAACCAGGGCGTCATGATCCTCTACGAGGTGCTCAACGAGCAGCCGGACGTCCTGGCCGAGCGCACCTACGCGGTCTGGCCGGACCTGGAAGCGCTCATGCGCGAGCACCGCGTCCCCCAGTTCACCGTGGACTCCCACCGGCCGGTCGGCGCGTTCGACCTGCTCGGCGTCAGCTTCTCGACCGAGCTGGGCTACACGAACCTGCTGACCGCGCTCGACCTGGCGGGCGTGCCCGTGCACGCCGCCGACCGCACCGAGGACCACCCGATCGTGGTGGCCGGTGGGCACGCCGCGTTCAACCCCGAGCCGATCTCCCGCTTCGTCGACGCCGCCGTGCTCGGCGACGGCGAGGAGGCGGTCCTGGAGATCACCGACATCGTCCGCGCCTGGAAGGCCGAGGGCCGCCCCGGCGGGCGGGACGAGATCCTGACCAGGCTGGCCGAGACCGGCGGCGTGTACGTGCCCCGGTTCTACGACGTGGAGTACCTGCCGGACGGCCGCATCCAGCGCGTCGTGCCCAACCGCGAGCGGGTCCCCTACCGGGTGTTCAAGCGCACCACGATGGACCTGGACGCCTGGCCGTACCCGAAGCAGCCGCTGGTGCCGCTCGCCGAGAGCGTGCACGAGCGGATGAGCGTGGAGATCTTCCGGGGCTGCACGCGCGGCTGCCGCTTCTGCCAGGCGGGCATGATCACCCGCCCGGTGCGCGAGCGCTCGATCGAGGGCATCGGCGCGATGGTGCAGCGCGGCCTGGAGGCGACCGGCTTCGAGGAGGTCGGCCTGCTCTCGCTCTCCAGCGCGGACCACTCCGAGATCGCCGAGGTCACCAAGGGCCTGGCCGACCGGTACGAGGGCACCAACACCAGCCTGTCGCTGCCCAGCACGCGGGTGGACGCCTTCAACATCGACCTGGCCAACGAGCTCTCCCGCAACGGCCGCCGCTCGGGCCTGACCTTCGCCCCCGAGGGCGGCAGCGAGCGCATCCGCCGCGTCATCAACAAGATGGTGTCGGAGGAGGACCTGATCCGGACGGTCAGCGCGGCGTTCGCGGCGGGCTGGCGGCAGGTGAAGCTGTACTTCATGTGCGGCCTGCCGACCGAGACCGACGACGACGTGCTGCAGATCGCCGAGATGGCCAAGAACGTCATCCGCGCCGGTCGGGAGGCCAGCGGGCGCAAGGACGTGCGCTGCACCATCTCCATCGGCGGGTTCGTGCCCAAGCCGCACACCCCGTTCCAGTGGGCCGGGCAGTGCGACCCGGAGACCGTGGACCGCAGGCTGCGCAAGCTGCGCGAGGCGGTCAACTCGGACCGGAACCTGGGCCGCAACATCGGGATGCGCTACCACGACGGGCAGCCGTCGCTGATCGAGGGGCTGCTCTCGCGCGGCGACCGGCGGATCGGCGCGGTCATCGAGCGGGTGTGGCGCGAGGGCGGCCGGTTCGACGGCTGGTCCGAGCACTTCTCCTACGAGCGCTGGGTGCAGGCGGCCAAGGCCGAGCTGGAGCCGCTGGGCGTGGACCTGGAGTGGTTCACCACCCGCGAGCGCGAGGAGCTGGAGGTCCTGCCCTGGGACCACCTGGACTCCGGGCTGGACAAGGAGTGGCTCTGGGCGGACTGGCAGGACGCCCTGGACGAGCGCGAGCAGGACGACTGCCGGTGGACGCCGTGCTTCGACTGCGGCGTGTGCCCGGCGATGGGCACCGACATCGAGGTGGGGCCGACCGGTCGGACGCTGCTGCCGATCTCCCCGGTGGGCACCGGCTCGCCGGTGCGCAACCCCGCCCTGACCCACCAGCACTGA
- a CDS encoding sigma-70 family RNA polymerase sigma factor: MNSPGGTRVEPRSGAAARSRAEELVTTLYAQFEGVLLAHVLKLTGNDRQWAEDVVQETLIRAWRNAEKLVSDPRMLRGWLLTVSRRIVIDDWRGRRARPVEVELTGDDVALEPDRTEQGLSRMVLADLIGKLGAEHREAICETYVRGRTVREAALVLGIPEGTVKSRVYHAMKILRRSMEESR, encoded by the coding sequence ATGAATTCACCGGGCGGAACGCGGGTGGAGCCCCGGTCGGGCGCCGCCGCGCGGAGCAGGGCCGAGGAGTTGGTGACGACCCTCTACGCGCAGTTCGAGGGGGTCCTGCTGGCCCACGTGCTCAAGCTGACCGGCAACGACCGGCAGTGGGCGGAGGACGTCGTCCAGGAGACCCTGATCCGGGCGTGGCGGAACGCGGAAAAGCTGGTCAGCGACCCGAGGATGCTGCGGGGCTGGCTGCTGACGGTGTCCCGCCGGATCGTGATCGACGACTGGCGCGGGCGTCGCGCCAGACCCGTGGAGGTGGAGCTGACCGGCGACGACGTCGCCCTGGAGCCCGACCGGACCGAGCAGGGGCTGTCCCGCATGGTGCTCGCCGATCTCATCGGGAAGCTCGGTGCCGAGCACCGGGAAGCGATCTGCGAGACCTACGTGCGCGGCCGGACGGTCCGCGAGGCGGCGCTCGTGCTGGGCATTCCCGAAGGGACCGTGAAGTCCCGCGTCTACCACGCCATGAAGATCCTGCGCCGATCAATGGAGGAGTCGCGCTGA
- a CDS encoding AAA family ATPase, translated as MSASSPARQVDPRTRGAHRPPLVGRAGELRAFRALLRAASAGRTVGVLVDGEFGSGKSALLAEVAAQARDLGFTAASAVATRLESELRGAVVGQLAEDLLDNPGDVAPSLEAFLQLVRASVERAPLLLVVDDAHAADAWSLRCLAYLLRRLRDRPLLVVLSSATGQPPAADLLLSELLPEDHHLLRLPRLAPDAVADLLAGALPAPLPEGLAAAVHEATAGNPRLLESLVAVLRTRAALGPKARTARTAGPAGPVAPAPGRSGADSSGRPGPGDTAGGDPVSGSAARGRSSAGSASQGGATQGGAASGDAVRSPADPGSGQGAPVSGVTSPEHHASRRHQRRGGPASGGPGAPSPGRAGFTPAEFDPAGFDPGPSAAFDVAALVPAGFGSAAFGSGPTALDPTALDPTALDPTALDPAGVPALAAPELGELLRLRLRVRPGAAEVVRATAVLGEDATVDRVAELAGVEHREVLALVDALVRLRLLRDGTPLAFNHPYLRACVLADLPVATRAADHARAASALAEAGEPARRVAAHLRQAHDVPLPWGVPVLREAARSALRAGDPVEARACLERALRERAAPAERLGARLELVHAVFLADPAEGASLLRESLVLADDTGLAADQAAQLLLRLCRPVDARFALALGPQLVARLGPADHDRSWRLRALCFLAGAGNNPGLALRAGALLRELEAEPPTSPELRQTRSALLALGHALRGDSAARAAGHAELALTGPDTEVLTRPFAFAVATCFLADSPRLSEGLRHALGSRAEPRDHHLDRGAALALAQGLHHLATGDLVRATTFLKWQLRLFAEQSAPPRDRPGDRPADAGEWAGPVEDCPMAVLCAARLTEALVDLGRFDEARELLAKHGLTDRLPEVFGHNTTLWARGRLKLAGGDAEGALTDARECGRRLAAAQLGSAPLLPWRPLAVRALLALGRRDQAARLAGEELAVARRWGTPRALGAALLAVGLTSEDDAGTRALAQAVQHLRGTTARLALAEALCELGARLRRRGRPERAIPHLRRAVELSADCEAKPLIARAGEELRACEPPAAQGTEHGLTRQEVRVAGMAAQGLTNRQIAEALFLTRRTVELHLSGAYRKLGIAGRADLPAALTPQVPPAG; from the coding sequence GTGAGCGCATCGAGCCCCGCGCGGCAGGTGGACCCGAGAACGCGGGGCGCGCACCGCCCGCCGCTGGTCGGCAGGGCGGGAGAGCTGCGCGCCTTCCGGGCGCTGCTGCGCGCCGCGTCGGCCGGGCGCACCGTCGGGGTGCTGGTGGACGGCGAGTTCGGCTCCGGCAAGTCCGCGCTGCTGGCCGAGGTCGCCGCGCAGGCCCGCGACCTGGGCTTCACCGCCGCGTCGGCGGTCGCCACCCGGCTGGAGAGCGAGCTGCGCGGCGCCGTCGTCGGGCAGCTCGCCGAGGACCTGCTGGACAACCCCGGCGACGTGGCGCCCTCGCTGGAGGCGTTCCTGCAGCTGGTGCGCGCCTCGGTCGAGCGCGCCCCGCTGCTGCTCGTGGTCGACGACGCGCACGCCGCCGACGCCTGGTCCCTGCGCTGCCTCGCCTACCTGCTGCGCAGGCTCCGCGACCGCCCCCTGCTGGTCGTGCTGTCCTCGGCCACGGGCCAACCGCCCGCCGCCGACCTGCTGCTGTCCGAGCTGCTGCCCGAGGACCACCACCTGCTGCGCCTGCCCCGCCTGGCCCCCGACGCGGTCGCCGACCTGCTGGCGGGCGCGCTGCCCGCACCCCTCCCCGAGGGCCTGGCCGCGGCGGTCCACGAGGCCACGGCGGGCAACCCCAGACTGCTGGAGTCCCTGGTCGCGGTCCTGCGCACCCGAGCGGCCCTCGGACCGAAGGCCCGGACCGCCCGCACCGCGGGCCCCGCAGGTCCCGTGGCCCCGGCGCCCGGCCGTTCCGGCGCGGACAGCTCCGGTCGCCCCGGTCCGGGGGACACCGCCGGGGGTGACCCCGTCTCCGGGTCTGCGGCCCGCGGTCGTTCCAGCGCAGGCAGCGCCTCCCAGGGCGGTGCCACCCAGGGCGGTGCCGCGTCCGGCGACGCCGTCCGGAGCCCCGCCGATCCCGGATCAGGCCAGGGAGCCCCGGTTTCCGGCGTCACGTCGCCGGAGCACCACGCCTCCCGGCGCCACCAGCGGCGAGGGGGCCCGGCTTCCGGCGGCCCCGGCGCCCCGTCACCGGGCCGCGCGGGGTTCACCCCCGCCGAGTTCGACCCGGCCGGGTTCGATCCCGGCCCGTCCGCCGCCTTCGACGTCGCCGCGCTCGTCCCGGCCGGGTTCGGCTCCGCCGCGTTTGGCTCCGGTCCCACCGCCCTGGACCCGACCGCCCTGGACCCGACCGCCCTGGACCCGACCGCCCTCGACCCCGCCGGGGTCCCCGCGCTCGCCGCGCCCGAGCTGGGGGAGCTGCTGCGCCTGCGCCTGCGGGTCCGCCCCGGCGCGGCCGAGGTGGTGCGGGCGACCGCCGTCCTCGGCGAGGACGCCACCGTCGACCGGGTCGCCGAGCTGGCCGGTGTCGAGCACCGCGAGGTGCTCGCCCTGGTCGACGCCCTGGTCCGGCTGCGCCTGCTCCGCGACGGCACCCCGCTCGCCTTCAACCACCCCTACCTGCGGGCCTGCGTGCTCGCCGACCTGCCGGTCGCCACCCGCGCCGCCGACCACGCCCGCGCCGCCTCGGCGCTGGCCGAGGCCGGGGAACCCGCCAGGAGGGTCGCCGCGCACCTGCGCCAGGCCCACGACGTGCCGCTGCCCTGGGGCGTCCCGGTGCTGCGCGAGGCCGCCCGCTCGGCGCTGCGCGCGGGCGACCCGGTCGAGGCCCGCGCCTGCCTGGAGCGCGCGCTGCGGGAGCGCGCCGCGCCCGCCGAGCGCCTGGGCGCCCGCCTGGAGCTGGTGCACGCGGTGTTCCTCGCCGACCCTGCGGAAGGCGCGTCGCTGCTGCGCGAGAGCCTCGTCCTCGCCGACGACACCGGCCTCGCCGCCGACCAAGCCGCCCAGCTGCTGCTGCGGCTGTGCCGCCCGGTCGACGCCCGGTTCGCCCTCGCCCTCGGACCGCAGCTGGTCGCCAGGCTCGGTCCCGCCGACCACGACCGCTCGTGGCGGCTGCGCGCCCTGTGCTTCCTCGCGGGCGCGGGCAACAACCCCGGCCTCGCGCTGCGCGCGGGCGCCCTGCTGCGCGAGCTGGAGGCCGAGCCGCCCACGTCGCCCGAGCTGCGGCAGACCCGCTCCGCCCTGCTCGCGCTCGGCCACGCCCTGCGCGGCGACTCGGCGGCGCGGGCCGCCGGTCACGCCGAGCTGGCGCTGACCGGACCGGACACCGAGGTGCTCACCCGGCCGTTCGCGTTCGCCGTCGCCACCTGCTTCCTGGCCGACTCGCCCCGGCTGTCCGAGGGGCTGCGGCACGCGCTCGGCTCCCGCGCCGAACCCCGCGACCACCACCTCGACCGGGGCGCGGCGCTCGCGCTCGCCCAGGGCCTGCACCACCTGGCCACCGGCGACCTCGTGCGCGCCACCACCTTCCTGAAGTGGCAGCTGCGGCTGTTCGCCGAGCAGAGCGCCCCGCCGCGCGACCGGCCGGGCGACCGGCCCGCCGACGCGGGGGAGTGGGCAGGCCCGGTCGAGGACTGCCCGATGGCGGTGCTCTGCGCGGCCAGGCTCACCGAGGCGCTGGTCGACCTCGGCCGGTTCGACGAGGCGCGCGAGCTGCTGGCCAAGCACGGCCTCACCGACCGGCTGCCCGAGGTGTTCGGCCACAACACCACCCTGTGGGCGCGCGGCAGGCTCAAGCTCGCGGGCGGTGACGCCGAGGGCGCGCTGACCGACGCGCGCGAGTGCGGCAGGAGGCTGGCCGCCGCCCAGCTCGGGTCGGCGCCGCTGCTGCCGTGGCGACCGCTGGCGGTGCGCGCCCTGCTCGCGCTGGGCCGCCGCGACCAGGCGGCGCGGCTCGCCGGGGAGGAGCTGGCGGTCGCCCGCCGCTGGGGCACCCCGAGGGCGCTCGGCGCCGCGCTGCTCGCGGTGGGCCTGACCAGCGAGGACGATGCCGGGACCCGCGCGCTCGCCCAGGCCGTCCAGCACCTGCGGGGCACCACCGCCCGGCTCGCGCTGGCCGAGGCGCTGTGCGAGCTGGGCGCGCGGCTGCGCAGGCGCGGCAGGCCGGAGCGGGCCATCCCGCACCTGCGGCGGGCCGTGGAGCTGAGCGCGGACTGCGAGGCCAAACCGCTCATCGCGCGCGCGGGCGAGGAGCTGCGAGCCTGCGAGCCGCCCGCCGCCCAGGGCACCGAGCACGGCCTGACCAGGCAGGAGGTCCGGGTCGCGGGCATGGCCGCGCAAGGCCTGACGAACCGGCAGATCGCCGAGGCGCTCTTCCTCACCCGGCGCACCGTCGAGCTGCACCTGTCCGGGGCCTACCGCAAGCTCGGCATCGCGGGCCGCGCCGACCTGCCCGCCGCCCTCACCCCACAGGTTCCCCCGGCAGGGTGA
- a CDS encoding ferredoxin, protein MNRAAGRDGLRLVVDPVACDGHGLCAELLPEAVDLDEWGYPVLPRGPLPPGLLGRAGRAVAACPALALRLVDVEPVARGWGPSAGVTLPGEPVG, encoded by the coding sequence GTGAACCGGGCGGCGGGGCGGGACGGGCTGCGGCTGGTGGTGGACCCGGTGGCCTGCGACGGGCACGGGCTGTGCGCCGAACTGCTGCCGGAGGCGGTCGACCTGGACGAGTGGGGCTACCCGGTGCTGCCGCGGGGCCCGCTGCCCCCCGGCCTGCTGGGGCGGGCCGGGCGGGCGGTGGCGGCGTGCCCGGCGCTGGCGCTGCGGCTGGTGGACGTGGAGCCGGTCGCGCGGGGGTGGGGCCCCTCAGCCGGGGTCACCCTGCCGGGGGAACCTGTGGGGTGA
- a CDS encoding NADH-ubiquinone oxidoreductase-F iron-sulfur binding region domain-containing protein, translating into MTAVGAARKLPERALGLAGHLEAHGPLRFPPDREAFVAGLAAAGLVGRGGGGFPAHLKAASVVGARVVVANGCEGDPLSGKDRALLERAPHLVLDGLVVTAAAVGAPDAVVAAHDAPDGLLRALAERTGDPVPVRLVLVPGGYVASEESALANFLLTGRALPVVAPPRPAGRGVLVHNAETLADVALVARWGGDGYRERATRLVTVAGDVREPGVREAPIGATAEQLVELAGGGTEELSALLVGGCGGRWVRPGATPVTGTAVVAALGASACGVRETARVLAWLAGESTGRCGPCRFGLPSIAEDFAALSGSGGLSGSGAPDGAAPGRLPLLAGRGACAHPDGAVRLAASALEVFADEVRAHLAGGCGGAR; encoded by the coding sequence GTGACCGCGGTGGGCGCGGCCCGCAAGCTCCCCGAGCGGGCGCTGGGGCTGGCGGGGCACCTGGAGGCGCACGGGCCGCTGCGGTTCCCGCCGGACCGGGAGGCGTTCGTGGCGGGGCTGGCGGCGGCGGGGCTGGTCGGCCGGGGCGGCGGCGGGTTCCCCGCGCACCTGAAGGCGGCCTCGGTGGTCGGGGCCCGCGTGGTGGTGGCGAACGGGTGCGAGGGCGACCCGCTCAGCGGCAAGGACCGGGCCCTGCTGGAGCGGGCCCCGCACCTGGTGCTGGACGGGCTGGTGGTGACGGCGGCGGCGGTCGGCGCGCCGGACGCGGTGGTGGCGGCGCACGACGCGCCGGACGGGTTGCTGCGGGCGCTGGCCGAGCGGACCGGGGACCCGGTGCCGGTGCGGCTGGTGCTCGTGCCCGGCGGGTACGTGGCGAGCGAGGAGTCGGCGCTGGCGAACTTCCTGCTCACGGGCCGGGCGCTGCCGGTGGTGGCGCCGCCGCGACCGGCGGGGCGCGGGGTGCTGGTGCACAACGCGGAGACGCTGGCGGACGTGGCGCTGGTGGCCCGGTGGGGTGGCGACGGGTACCGGGAGCGGGCGACGCGGCTGGTGACGGTGGCCGGTGACGTGCGGGAGCCGGGGGTGCGCGAGGCGCCGATCGGGGCGACCGCCGAGCAGCTCGTGGAGCTGGCGGGCGGCGGGACCGAGGAGCTGTCGGCGCTGCTGGTCGGCGGGTGTGGCGGGCGGTGGGTGCGGCCGGGGGCGACGCCGGTGACCGGGACGGCCGTGGTGGCGGCGCTGGGCGCGTCCGCGTGCGGGGTCCGGGAGACCGCGCGGGTGCTGGCCTGGCTGGCCGGGGAGAGCACCGGCCGGTGCGGGCCCTGCCGCTTCGGGCTGCCGTCGATCGCGGAGGACTTCGCCGCGCTGAGCGGGTCCGGCGGGCTGAGCGGGTCGGGCGCGCCGGACGGGGCGGCGCCGGGACGGTTGCCGCTGCTCGCGGGTCGGGGGGCGTGCGCGCACCCGGACGGGGCGGTGCGGCTGGCGGCGAGCGCGCTGGAGGTGTTCGCGGACGAGGTGCGCGCGCACCTCGCGGGCGGGTGCGGGGGCGCGCGGTGA